A region from the Paenarthrobacter aurescens genome encodes:
- the glyA gene encoding serine hydroxymethyltransferase has product MVEPLIRPLAQADPEVDQAIAQELIRQQSTLEMIASENFAPTAVMEAQGSVLTNKYAEGYPGKRYYGGCEHVDVIEQLAIDRLKALFGAEFANVQPHSGAQANASAMHALITPGETIMGLNLAHGGHLTHGMRINFSGKLYKVVPYGVREDTHTVDMAEVERLALESKPQLIVAGWSAYSRQLDFAEFRRIADLVGAYLMVDMAHFAGLVAAGLHPSPVPHAHIVTSTTHKTLGGPRGGVILTNDPEIAKKVNSAVFPGQQGGPLEHVIAAKAVAFKMAAEPEFQERQVRVLEGSKILAERLLQDDVAAAGISVVSGGTDVHLVLADLRHSILNGQQAEDTLHRIGITVNRNAVPFDPRPPMVSSGLRIGTPALAARGFKAEDFSEVSDIIATALIAAANSGTKAGAEADATECDVTLDETTAVELRRRVTTLAEKFPLYPHLSNNGNGAGTATEAELIGAAQ; this is encoded by the coding sequence ATGGTTGAACCGCTGATCCGCCCGCTCGCACAGGCGGACCCGGAGGTCGATCAGGCGATCGCCCAGGAACTCATCCGCCAGCAGTCCACGCTGGAAATGATCGCCTCTGAGAACTTCGCTCCCACGGCCGTCATGGAGGCTCAAGGATCGGTTCTGACCAACAAGTACGCCGAGGGCTACCCGGGCAAGCGCTACTACGGCGGCTGCGAGCACGTTGATGTGATCGAACAGCTCGCCATTGACCGTCTGAAGGCCCTGTTCGGCGCAGAGTTCGCCAACGTCCAGCCGCACTCCGGCGCCCAGGCCAACGCCTCGGCCATGCACGCATTGATCACCCCGGGCGAAACCATCATGGGCCTGAACCTCGCCCACGGCGGGCACCTGACCCACGGCATGCGCATCAACTTCTCCGGCAAGCTGTACAAGGTTGTTCCCTACGGCGTCCGCGAGGACACCCACACCGTGGACATGGCCGAAGTTGAGCGCCTGGCACTGGAGAGCAAGCCGCAGCTGATCGTGGCCGGCTGGTCCGCGTACTCCCGCCAGCTGGACTTCGCAGAATTCCGCCGCATTGCAGACCTTGTGGGCGCCTACCTCATGGTGGACATGGCCCACTTCGCCGGCCTCGTAGCTGCAGGGCTCCACCCCAGCCCGGTCCCGCACGCGCACATTGTCACCAGCACAACCCACAAAACCCTCGGCGGCCCCCGCGGCGGCGTGATCCTCACCAACGACCCCGAGATCGCCAAGAAGGTCAACTCCGCAGTCTTCCCCGGCCAGCAGGGTGGTCCGCTGGAACACGTCATTGCCGCCAAGGCCGTGGCTTTCAAGATGGCAGCCGAGCCCGAGTTCCAGGAACGCCAGGTCCGCGTCCTTGAAGGCTCCAAGATCCTGGCCGAGCGTCTCCTCCAGGACGACGTAGCAGCAGCCGGCATCTCGGTGGTCAGCGGAGGAACCGACGTCCACTTGGTCCTCGCCGACCTCCGCCACTCGATCCTCAACGGCCAGCAGGCCGAGGACACCCTGCACCGGATCGGCATCACGGTCAACCGCAACGCCGTCCCGTTCGACCCCCGCCCCCCGATGGTTTCGTCCGGACTGCGGATCGGCACGCCGGCCCTCGCCGCCCGCGGCTTCAAGGCTGAGGACTTCAGCGAAGTCTCGGACATCATCGCGACGGCGTTGATCGCCGCAGCGAACAGCGGAACCAAAGCAGGCGCTGAAGCAGATGCCACCGAATGTGACGTGACCCTGGACGAGACCACCGCCGTCGAGCTCCGCCGCCGCGTAACCACGCTGGCAGAGAAGTTCCCGCTTTACCCCCACCTGTCCAACAACGGCAATGGAGCCGGAACCGCAACCGAAGCAGAACTGATTGGAGCAGCCCAGTGA
- a CDS encoding sarcosine oxidase subunit beta family protein translates to MSADHLPEHPDFLWRNPEPKKSYDAVIVGGGGHGLATAYFLAKNHGMTNIAILEKGWLAGGNMARNTTIIRSNYLWDESAAIYEHALKLWEILPEELEYDFLFSQRGVMNLAHTLGDVRESVRRVGANRLNGVDAEWLDPEQVKELCPILNISDNIRYPVMGATYQPRAGIAKHDHVAWAFARKCDELGVDIIQNCEVTGFIKDGNRVTGVKTTRGTINTEKVGLCAAGHSSVLAEMAGFRLPIQSHPLQALVSELHEPVHPTVVMSNHVHVYVSQAHKGELVMGAGVDSYNGYGQRGSFHVIEEQMAAAVELFPIFARAHVLRTWGGIVDTTLDASPIVGLSPVENMFVNCGWGTGGFKGTPAAGLTFAHTIATGAPHTLNKPFALERFETGALIDEHGAAAVAH, encoded by the coding sequence GTGAGTGCAGATCACCTCCCCGAGCACCCGGACTTCCTCTGGCGCAACCCGGAACCGAAGAAAAGCTACGACGCCGTGATTGTGGGCGGCGGCGGGCACGGCCTGGCCACCGCATACTTCCTGGCGAAGAACCACGGCATGACCAACATCGCCATCCTGGAAAAGGGTTGGCTGGCCGGTGGAAACATGGCCCGCAACACCACCATCATCCGTTCCAACTACCTTTGGGACGAGAGCGCGGCCATCTACGAGCACGCCCTCAAGCTCTGGGAAATCCTCCCCGAAGAGCTGGAGTACGACTTCCTGTTCAGCCAGCGCGGCGTCATGAACCTGGCCCACACCCTGGGCGATGTCCGTGAAAGCGTTCGCCGTGTTGGCGCCAACCGGCTCAACGGCGTGGACGCTGAGTGGCTGGACCCGGAGCAGGTCAAGGAACTCTGCCCCATCCTGAACATCAGCGACAACATCCGCTACCCCGTCATGGGTGCCACGTACCAGCCGCGTGCAGGCATCGCCAAGCACGACCACGTGGCATGGGCCTTCGCCCGCAAGTGCGACGAACTGGGCGTGGACATCATCCAGAACTGTGAAGTCACCGGCTTCATCAAGGATGGCAACCGGGTCACCGGCGTCAAGACCACCCGCGGCACCATCAACACTGAGAAGGTTGGCCTCTGCGCCGCCGGCCACAGCTCGGTCCTGGCGGAGATGGCCGGCTTCCGCCTGCCGATCCAGTCCCACCCCCTCCAGGCACTGGTGTCCGAACTGCACGAACCCGTCCACCCCACAGTGGTCATGTCCAACCACGTTCACGTGTACGTCTCCCAGGCCCACAAGGGCGAACTGGTGATGGGCGCCGGTGTGGACTCCTACAACGGCTACGGCCAGCGCGGCTCCTTCCACGTGATCGAGGAGCAGATGGCCGCAGCGGTTGAGCTCTTCCCGATCTTCGCCCGGGCACACGTCCTGCGGACCTGGGGCGGCATTGTGGACACCACCTTGGACGCCTCACCGATTGTTGGCCTCTCCCCGGTGGAGAACATGTTCGTCAACTGCGGTTGGGGAACGGGCGGCTTCAAGGGCACCCCGGCGGCAGGCCTGACCTTCGCGCACACCATTGCCACGGGCGCACCGCACACGTTGAACAAGCCTTTTGCTCTGGAACGCTTCGAGACCGGCGCCTTGATCGACGAACACGGCGCCGCAGCCGTAGCCCACTAG
- a CDS encoding sarcosine oxidase subunit delta: MLLISCPNCGPRDETEFHYGGQAHVAYPESPNDLTDREWAEYLFYRENTKGTFAERWVHSTGCRQWFNMLRDTVSYEIHSIYGMGQPRPDIKVPGQSSQTDKPGEFTQTGEFGQTEPGLAPGAPTTGVPISGSTAPTSSEGV, encoded by the coding sequence ATGCTTCTCATTTCATGCCCCAACTGCGGGCCACGCGACGAAACCGAATTCCACTACGGCGGCCAAGCACACGTTGCCTACCCGGAGAGCCCCAATGACCTCACGGACCGTGAATGGGCTGAATACCTGTTCTACCGTGAGAACACCAAGGGCACCTTCGCCGAGCGCTGGGTTCACAGCACCGGCTGCCGCCAGTGGTTCAACATGCTCCGGGACACCGTGAGCTACGAGATCCACTCCATCTACGGGATGGGCCAGCCCCGGCCGGACATCAAAGTCCCCGGCCAAAGCAGCCAAACGGACAAGCCGGGCGAGTTCACCCAGACCGGTGAATTCGGCCAAACCGAGCCAGGCCTCGCACCCGGCGCCCCCACCACCGGCGTCCCGATCTCCGGCTCCACAGCACCCACCTCCTCGGAAGGAGTCTAG
- a CDS encoding sarcosine oxidase subunit alpha family protein has translation MTSKNARLATGGRIDRSISWRFTVDGQEFTGHPGDTIASALLANGHINAGNSLYEDRPRGIMAAGVEESNALVKIAPRFRGHVAESMLPATAVSLVDGMNIELLSGLGKLDPNEDKAEYDKKYVHTDVLVVGGGVAGLAAAREAVRTGARVILIDDQPELGGSLLSGSTAEGLADTIEGKPALEWVADVEAELVSASECTVLNRTTAFGSYDSNYFIAAQNRTDHLSVPAASGVSRQRIWHIRSQQVVLAPGAHERPLVFENNDRPGIMLASAARTYLNRYAVAAGSRVVISTTNDSAYALVADLKAAGVAVAAVVDARPQISAKAAAAVESGVRVLIGSAVADTSADENGRLNGVTVRSINDDGELTSGVEQLAADLLAVSGGWSPVVHLHSQRQGKLRWDDGLAAFIPAGPVRDQQVVGAGRGSFELQDCLAEGISAGAAASIAAGFESATTPVELQAPVASAPSRQLWLVPGQTGEPGEWHHHFVDFQRDQSVADVLRSTGAGMRSVEHVKRYTSISTANDQGKTSGVNAIGVIAAALKFGGAENIPGVGEIGTTAYRAPFTPVAFAALAGRQRGELFDPARVTSIHPWHVAQGALFEDVGQWKRPWYYPQAGEDMDTAVLRECAAVRDSVGFMDATTLGKIEIRGKDAGEFLNRVYTNAFKKLAPGSARYGVMCTLDGMIFDDGVTLRLDDDRYFMTTTTGGAAKVLDWLEEWHQTEWPDLDVVFTSVTEQWSTIAVVGPKSRAVIAKVAPQLAENGGLDAEAFPFMTFRETTLASGVQARVCRISFSGELAYEINVPSWYGLNTWEAVAAAGAEFNITPYGTETMHVLRAEKGYPIVGQDTDGTVTPQDAGMDWIVSKAKDFIGKRSYLRQDASREDRKHLVSVLPVDHSLRLPEGTQLVEKGIPVNPANGPVPMEGFVTSSYHSAALGRSFALALIQNGRNRIGETLVASLGDQLVDVVVGETVLFDAEGTRKDG, from the coding sequence GTGACCAGCAAGAACGCACGCCTCGCCACCGGCGGACGCATCGATCGCAGCATCTCCTGGCGCTTCACCGTGGACGGCCAGGAATTCACCGGCCACCCGGGTGACACCATCGCTTCAGCGCTCCTGGCCAACGGCCACATCAACGCCGGCAACTCCCTCTACGAGGACCGTCCCCGCGGCATCATGGCCGCCGGGGTGGAAGAGTCCAACGCTCTGGTCAAGATCGCTCCCCGCTTCCGTGGGCACGTTGCCGAGTCCATGCTTCCCGCCACCGCAGTTTCCCTGGTGGACGGCATGAACATTGAGCTCCTCTCCGGCCTGGGCAAGCTTGACCCCAATGAGGACAAGGCCGAGTACGACAAGAAGTACGTCCACACAGACGTCCTGGTAGTTGGCGGTGGCGTTGCCGGCCTGGCAGCAGCCCGCGAAGCGGTCCGCACCGGCGCCCGCGTCATCCTGATCGATGACCAGCCTGAGCTTGGCGGATCCCTGCTCTCCGGTTCCACCGCTGAAGGTCTGGCAGACACCATCGAAGGCAAGCCGGCCCTGGAATGGGTTGCTGATGTTGAAGCTGAACTGGTATCCGCCAGCGAATGCACGGTGCTGAACCGCACCACGGCTTTTGGATCCTACGACTCCAACTACTTCATCGCGGCCCAGAACCGCACGGACCACTTGAGTGTTCCGGCAGCCTCGGGCGTCTCCCGCCAGCGTATTTGGCACATCCGTTCCCAGCAGGTTGTCCTGGCCCCCGGTGCGCATGAGCGTCCGCTGGTGTTCGAGAACAATGATCGCCCCGGCATCATGCTCGCCTCCGCTGCCCGCACCTACCTGAACCGTTACGCAGTGGCCGCAGGTTCGCGCGTGGTCATCAGCACCACCAACGATTCCGCTTACGCCCTTGTGGCGGATCTCAAGGCAGCGGGCGTGGCGGTTGCCGCCGTCGTCGATGCCCGTCCGCAGATCAGCGCGAAGGCAGCTGCCGCCGTCGAGTCCGGTGTACGGGTACTGATCGGCAGCGCAGTGGCCGATACCTCGGCGGATGAGAACGGCCGCCTGAACGGTGTCACCGTCCGCAGCATTAACGACGACGGCGAACTCACCTCGGGCGTCGAACAGCTGGCTGCCGATCTCCTTGCAGTTTCCGGTGGCTGGAGCCCTGTGGTGCACCTCCACAGCCAGCGCCAGGGCAAGCTGCGTTGGGATGACGGGCTCGCGGCGTTCATCCCCGCAGGTCCGGTTCGCGACCAGCAGGTTGTGGGCGCAGGCCGTGGCAGTTTCGAACTTCAGGATTGCCTGGCAGAGGGCATTTCGGCAGGGGCAGCAGCGTCCATTGCCGCTGGCTTCGAATCCGCAACCACACCGGTGGAGCTGCAGGCTCCCGTGGCCAGCGCACCGAGCCGCCAGCTGTGGCTGGTCCCCGGCCAGACCGGTGAGCCCGGCGAATGGCACCACCACTTTGTGGACTTCCAGCGTGACCAGTCCGTAGCTGATGTGCTCCGTTCCACCGGTGCAGGCATGCGGTCCGTGGAGCACGTCAAGCGGTACACCTCCATCAGCACGGCCAATGATCAGGGCAAGACCTCCGGCGTCAACGCGATCGGCGTGATCGCCGCGGCGCTGAAGTTCGGCGGAGCGGAGAACATCCCGGGCGTTGGAGAAATCGGAACCACGGCTTACCGTGCACCGTTCACCCCCGTGGCCTTCGCAGCCCTGGCCGGCCGTCAGCGCGGCGAACTGTTTGATCCCGCCCGTGTCACCTCCATCCACCCGTGGCACGTTGCCCAGGGCGCACTGTTCGAAGATGTTGGACAGTGGAAGCGTCCCTGGTACTACCCGCAGGCCGGGGAGGACATGGACACGGCAGTTCTGCGTGAATGCGCAGCAGTCCGCGATTCCGTGGGCTTCATGGACGCCACCACCCTGGGCAAGATCGAGATCCGCGGTAAGGACGCCGGCGAATTCCTGAACCGTGTGTACACCAACGCGTTCAAGAAGCTCGCCCCGGGGTCCGCCCGCTACGGTGTCATGTGCACCCTGGACGGCATGATCTTCGACGACGGCGTGACCCTGCGCCTGGACGATGACCGGTATTTCATGACCACCACCACCGGTGGCGCTGCCAAGGTTCTGGACTGGTTGGAAGAGTGGCACCAGACGGAGTGGCCGGACCTGGATGTGGTGTTTACATCCGTGACCGAGCAGTGGAGCACCATTGCCGTGGTGGGTCCGAAGTCCCGCGCAGTGATTGCCAAGGTGGCTCCCCAGTTGGCCGAAAACGGTGGCCTGGACGCTGAAGCTTTCCCGTTCATGACCTTCCGCGAGACCACGCTGGCCTCCGGAGTGCAGGCACGTGTTTGCCGTATCTCCTTCTCCGGCGAACTTGCCTACGAAATCAACGTCCCGTCCTGGTACGGGCTCAACACCTGGGAAGCAGTTGCTGCCGCGGGTGCCGAGTTCAACATCACCCCGTACGGTACCGAAACCATGCACGTGCTCCGCGCCGAAAAGGGCTACCCGATCGTGGGGCAGGACACCGATGGCACGGTCACCCCGCAGGATGCCGGAATGGACTGGATTGTTTCCAAGGCCAAGGACTTCATCGGCAAGCGCTCCTACCTTCGGCAGGACGCAAGCCGCGAGGACCGCAAGCACCTGGTGAGCGTCCTCCCCGTGGACCACTCGCTCCGTTTGCCCGAAGGCACGCAGCTTGTGGAAAAGGGCATCCCGGTCAACCCGGCCAACGGACCCGTCCCCATGGAGGGCTTCGTGACCTCCAGCTACCACAGCGCCGCACTGGGCCGTTCCTTCGCCCTGGCACTGATTCAAAACGGCCGCAACCGCATCGGCGAGACCCTGGTGGCCTCGCTGGGAGACCAATTGGTGGACGTGGTTGTTGGCGAAACCGTACTTTTTGATGCTGAAGGGACCCGCAAAGATGGCTGA
- a CDS encoding sarcosine oxidase subunit gamma has product MAETATPAETAHVDRVRGARRSPAEHLAEAFTSGSVPGTVTLTEIPYQTMVGVRVHPASDAGTRVASVTGGLPATCGAVTGSAVTGKDSVNTLWLGPTEFMVVAPEEAHDSLGGSLVSDLTTALGNDAGQVVDLSANRTTFELSGSHARAVLEKTCALDLHPRVFKAGTAVSTELAHIPVMLWKTSEESYRIFPRASFADFLGRWLLDAMREYASPEVP; this is encoded by the coding sequence ATGGCTGAAACAGCAACACCAGCAGAAACCGCACACGTCGATCGCGTCCGGGGTGCCCGCCGCAGCCCGGCCGAACACCTCGCTGAGGCTTTCACCTCCGGCTCCGTGCCGGGCACGGTGACGCTCACTGAAATCCCGTACCAGACCATGGTGGGCGTCCGGGTTCACCCCGCGTCCGACGCCGGCACCCGGGTTGCGTCCGTAACCGGCGGCTTGCCTGCCACCTGCGGTGCCGTGACGGGCAGTGCAGTAACCGGTAAGGATTCAGTCAACACCCTGTGGCTCGGCCCCACCGAGTTCATGGTGGTTGCACCCGAGGAAGCCCACGATTCACTGGGCGGCTCCCTGGTGAGCGATCTGACCACGGCACTGGGCAACGACGCGGGCCAGGTGGTGGACTTGTCCGCCAACCGCACCACGTTTGAGCTCTCCGGTAGCCACGCCCGGGCAGTGCTGGAGAAGACCTGCGCCTTGGACCTGCACCCCCGCGTCTTCAAAGCAGGAACCGCTGTCTCCACGGAGCTTGCACACATTCCGGTAATGCTGTGGAAGACGTCCGAGGAGTCCTACCGGATCTTTCCCCGGGCCTCGTTTGCCGATTTCCTGGGACGTTGGCTCCTTGACGCCATGCGGGAGTACGCCTCCCCAGAGGTCCCCTAA
- a CDS encoding L-serine ammonia-lyase produces MALSVLDLFSVGIGPSSSHTVGPMRAAKQFTDGLVSSGQLPATVRVQAELFGSLGATGRGHGSDKAVVLGLQGHSPETVNTHTADDQVAAAALDAELRLGGNHRVDFNWDEDVVLHRRKSLPAHPNGMTFRALDHTGTVLRERSYYSIGGGFVVDGDVSGADKVVADDTVLPYPFTTADELLAICLREGKSISDIMLANELVWRSEEELREKLLGIWAVMQECVDNGCSAEGILPGGLKVRRRAPSLFKTLSETDADLNGSTSADPLLAMEWVNLFALAVNEENAAGGRIVTAPTNGAAGIVPAVLHYYTRFVPGANDDGVVRFLLAAAAVGILFKINASISGAEVGCQGEVGSACSMAAAGLCEVLGGTPEQVENAAEVGIEHNLGLTCDPVGGLVQIPCIERNAIASVKAINAARLALHGDGSHKVSLDKAIKTMRETGADMKSKYKETSRGGLAVNVVEC; encoded by the coding sequence ATGGCATTGAGTGTGCTTGATCTGTTTTCTGTTGGCATTGGGCCGTCGTCTTCACACACGGTTGGCCCCATGCGCGCGGCAAAGCAGTTCACGGACGGACTTGTTTCGTCCGGCCAGCTTCCGGCTACGGTGCGCGTCCAGGCTGAGCTTTTCGGCTCCCTGGGCGCCACCGGCCGGGGCCACGGCTCAGACAAGGCCGTGGTGCTGGGGCTGCAAGGCCACTCCCCCGAAACCGTCAACACCCACACCGCCGATGACCAGGTTGCAGCGGCGGCACTGGACGCCGAACTGCGCCTTGGTGGGAACCACCGGGTGGACTTCAACTGGGACGAGGATGTTGTCCTGCACCGCCGCAAGTCGCTGCCGGCCCACCCCAACGGCATGACGTTCCGGGCCCTGGACCACACGGGCACAGTCCTGCGGGAGCGCAGCTACTATTCCATCGGGGGCGGCTTCGTGGTGGACGGGGACGTTTCCGGCGCGGACAAAGTGGTAGCCGATGACACCGTGCTTCCTTACCCTTTCACCACGGCGGATGAGCTGCTGGCCATCTGCCTCCGTGAGGGCAAGTCCATCTCGGACATCATGCTGGCCAACGAGCTCGTGTGGCGCTCCGAGGAGGAACTGCGTGAGAAGTTGCTGGGCATCTGGGCTGTCATGCAGGAGTGCGTGGACAACGGCTGCTCTGCCGAGGGAATCCTGCCCGGAGGCCTGAAGGTCAGGCGACGGGCGCCGTCGTTGTTCAAAACACTTTCCGAAACCGATGCGGACCTGAACGGCAGTACATCAGCGGACCCGCTCCTGGCCATGGAATGGGTCAACCTCTTCGCGCTGGCCGTGAACGAGGAAAACGCCGCGGGCGGCAGGATCGTCACCGCCCCAACCAATGGTGCCGCAGGGATTGTTCCCGCCGTGCTGCACTATTACACCAGGTTTGTTCCGGGAGCCAACGACGACGGCGTCGTGCGCTTCCTGCTGGCGGCGGCCGCCGTCGGAATCCTGTTCAAAATCAACGCGTCCATCTCCGGCGCTGAAGTGGGCTGCCAAGGTGAGGTGGGTTCCGCCTGCTCCATGGCGGCCGCCGGGCTCTGCGAAGTCCTGGGCGGAACGCCGGAGCAAGTGGAAAATGCCGCAGAAGTGGGCATTGAACACAATCTGGGACTGACGTGCGATCCCGTGGGCGGACTGGTGCAGATCCCCTGCATCGAACGCAACGCGATTGCCAGCGTCAAAGCCATCAACGCCGCCCGTCTTGCCCTGCATGGCGATGGCAGCCACAAAGTTTCCCTGGACAAAGCCATCAAGACCATGCGCGAGACAGGCGCCGATATGAAATCCAAGTACAAAGAGACCTCCCGTGGGGGCCTCGCCGTCAACGTAGTGGAGTGCTAG
- the purU gene encoding formyltetrahydrofolate deformylase codes for MTAIQTETTAVSSPETTVEHVLTLDCPEGPGIVHAVSGFLLDHGCDIIDNKQFGDRAEGHFFMRVHFASTGDESTVETLREAFAPVGEKYGMNWQLERQGYKRRVLIMVSKFGHCLNDLLFRARIGELPIDVVGVVSNHTDHQGLAEWHGIPFFHIPVTAATKPAAEGRLLEIIDELDVELIVLARYMQVLSDDLARKLDGRAINIHHSFLPSFKGAKPYHQAYARGVKTVGATAHYVNGELDEGPIIAQQVVEVDHTFGPDDLVAAGRDTECKALSNAVRWHCEGRIILNGNRTIVLK; via the coding sequence ATGACTGCCATCCAAACCGAAACCACCGCCGTTTCCTCCCCGGAGACCACCGTGGAACACGTCCTCACCCTCGACTGCCCCGAAGGCCCCGGAATTGTGCACGCTGTGTCCGGCTTCCTGCTGGACCACGGCTGCGACATCATCGATAACAAGCAGTTCGGTGACCGCGCCGAAGGGCACTTCTTCATGCGGGTCCACTTCGCGTCAACCGGCGACGAATCAACCGTTGAAACGCTGCGGGAGGCCTTTGCGCCCGTTGGCGAGAAGTACGGCATGAACTGGCAACTGGAGCGCCAGGGCTACAAGCGGCGCGTGCTGATCATGGTTTCCAAGTTTGGGCACTGCCTGAACGATCTCCTGTTCCGCGCACGGATTGGCGAGCTGCCCATTGATGTTGTGGGTGTGGTGTCCAATCACACCGACCACCAGGGTTTGGCGGAGTGGCACGGGATTCCGTTCTTCCACATCCCGGTCACTGCAGCCACCAAGCCGGCAGCCGAGGGGCGTTTGCTGGAGATCATTGACGAGCTGGACGTGGAACTCATTGTGCTGGCGCGTTACATGCAGGTACTCAGTGACGATCTGGCCCGCAAGCTGGACGGCCGCGCCATCAACATCCACCACTCGTTCCTGCCAAGTTTCAAGGGTGCCAAGCCCTACCACCAGGCCTATGCGCGTGGTGTAAAAACTGTGGGTGCCACCGCCCACTACGTCAACGGCGAGTTGGATGAAGGTCCCATCATCGCCCAGCAGGTAGTGGAAGTGGACCACACGTTCGGGCCGGACGATCTCGTAGCCGCCGGCCGGGACACCGAATGCAAGGCCCTCAGCAACGCCGTTCGCTGGCACTGCGAGGGGCGGATCATCCTGAATGGGAACAGGACGATCGTGTTGAAGTAG
- a CDS encoding DUF456 domain-containing protein — protein sequence MNAELIVTILCGLAIAVGVAGTIIPVLPGSILIGASLLAWAIWGGGGPLGWVIFAVGMLFVVAGMAASAVLTGRKMKQHGIPNRSVLIGVVLGVVGMFVIPVVGLFVGFAVGLLLSEVQRTRDFRVAVRSSGAALKATGIGILVEFGLACAAASTWIIGVWINAVNG from the coding sequence ATGAACGCCGAACTTATTGTGACCATCCTGTGCGGCCTGGCCATTGCGGTAGGCGTGGCCGGGACCATCATTCCCGTGCTTCCAGGCAGTATCCTCATCGGCGCGAGCCTGCTGGCCTGGGCGATCTGGGGAGGTGGCGGTCCGCTCGGCTGGGTGATCTTCGCCGTCGGCATGCTGTTTGTGGTGGCCGGCATGGCAGCAAGTGCCGTGCTCACCGGGCGGAAAATGAAGCAACACGGCATACCCAACAGATCGGTACTGATCGGCGTGGTGCTGGGCGTTGTGGGTATGTTCGTGATTCCTGTGGTGGGACTCTTCGTAGGTTTCGCCGTGGGGCTTCTTTTGAGCGAAGTGCAGCGGACCCGTGACTTCCGGGTGGCTGTCCGCTCAAGCGGCGCTGCTTTGAAAGCGACCGGAATAGGCATCCTGGTGGAGTTCGGTCTTGCGTGTGCCGCCGCCAGTACGTGGATCATCGGTGTGTGGATCAACGCCGTGAACGGCTAG
- a CDS encoding NADP-dependent malic enzyme — MSIETIATDNETLVLSEEEIFAAHEGGKLTISSTVPLNNKRDLSIAYTPGVAQVSRAIHANPELARTHTWAERLVVVVSDGTAVLGLGNIGPSASLPVMEGKSALFKSFGDLDSIPLVLNTTNVDEIIETLVRLRPSFGAVNLEDISAPRCFELEERLIEALDCPVMHDDQHGTAVVVLAALTNAAKVTQRELAGLKVVVSGAGAAGIAIAEILLAVGIKDVILLDSKGVVNADRADLVADPGSVKARMAQRTNPRGISGGPAEGLTGADVFVGVSSSKLDEEHLKLMNDQSIVFALSNPDPEVLPEVAQKYAAVVATGRSDFPNQINNVLAFPGIFRGALDAKARRITPAMKIAAANAIAELAAEDLSADYIVPSPLDARVAPAVTAAVAAAVTE; from the coding sequence GTGTCCATTGAGACAATTGCAACTGATAACGAAACCCTGGTACTGAGCGAAGAAGAGATCTTCGCAGCCCACGAGGGCGGCAAGCTGACCATCTCCAGCACCGTTCCGTTGAACAACAAGCGCGACCTCTCCATCGCGTACACCCCCGGAGTTGCGCAGGTCAGCCGCGCAATCCACGCCAACCCTGAGCTTGCGCGCACTCACACCTGGGCCGAGCGCCTGGTTGTTGTGGTCAGCGATGGCACTGCTGTTCTGGGCCTTGGCAACATTGGCCCCAGCGCATCCTTGCCCGTCATGGAAGGTAAGTCCGCGCTGTTCAAGTCCTTCGGGGACCTTGACTCCATCCCGCTGGTCCTCAACACCACCAACGTGGACGAAATCATTGAGACCCTGGTCCGTCTCCGCCCCAGCTTCGGCGCCGTGAACCTCGAAGACATCTCGGCTCCGCGCTGCTTCGAACTCGAAGAGCGCCTCATCGAGGCCCTCGACTGCCCGGTCATGCACGACGACCAGCACGGCACCGCCGTCGTGGTCCTTGCAGCCCTGACCAACGCCGCCAAGGTGACCCAGCGCGAGCTCGCCGGCCTCAAGGTTGTTGTTTCCGGCGCAGGCGCCGCAGGCATCGCCATTGCTGAGATCCTGCTCGCAGTTGGCATCAAGGACGTCATCCTGCTCGACTCCAAGGGCGTGGTCAACGCTGACCGTGCCGATCTCGTGGCAGATCCGGGCAGCGTCAAGGCCCGCATGGCCCAGCGCACCAACCCCCGCGGCATCAGCGGCGGCCCGGCTGAAGGACTGACCGGCGCCGACGTTTTTGTGGGCGTCTCCTCCTCCAAGCTGGACGAAGAGCACCTGAAGCTCATGAACGATCAGTCGATCGTGTTCGCCTTGTCCAACCCGGACCCTGAAGTTCTCCCCGAGGTTGCCCAGAAGTACGCGGCAGTTGTTGCCACTGGTCGCAGCGATTTCCCCAACCAGATCAACAACGTGCTGGCCTTCCCCGGCATCTTCCGTGGTGCACTGGACGCCAAGGCCCGCCGCATCACGCCCGCCATGAAGATTGCTGCCGCCAACGCGATCGCCGAGCTGGCCGCAGAAGACCTCTCCGCTGACTACATCGTGCCGAGCCCGCTGGATGCCCGCGTGGCACCGGCCGTCACCGCGGCCGTTGCTGCCGCCGTTACCGAGTAG